From the Clostridiales bacterium FE2011 genome, one window contains:
- a CDS encoding response regulator transcription factor → MKDKPCILVVDDDPNISRLEQLYLEKENYEVKVAADGNEAIDSFRKMPPDLVLLDVMLPGTDGYEVLKTIRKSGSIPVIMVTAKGETFDKVLCLELGADDYIVKPFDGKELVARVKAVLRRSRGSEEEQAGDLTFPGLTVSLKEYDVHYEGKRLEMPPKELEVLYFLASHPNQVFTREQLLSQIWGFDFFGDSRTVDVHIKRLREKLTESEKYGWSLYTVRGIGYKFSTDR, encoded by the coding sequence GTGAAGGACAAGCCGTGTATTCTGGTAGTGGATGATGATCCGAATATCAGCAGGCTGGAGCAGCTGTACCTGGAAAAGGAAAACTATGAGGTGAAGGTGGCTGCGGACGGAAATGAGGCGATTGACTCTTTCCGGAAGATGCCGCCGGATCTGGTGCTGCTGGATGTGATGCTGCCGGGAACGGACGGATATGAGGTGCTGAAGACTATCCGGAAGAGCGGCAGTATCCCGGTCATCATGGTCACGGCAAAGGGTGAAACCTTTGATAAAGTGCTGTGCCTGGAACTGGGTGCGGATGACTACATTGTGAAACCCTTTGACGGAAAGGAACTGGTTGCCCGGGTGAAGGCGGTGCTCCGCCGGAGCCGCGGCAGCGAGGAGGAACAGGCCGGGGATCTGACCTTCCCGGGGCTGACAGTGAGCCTGAAAGAATACGACGTACACTATGAAGGAAAACGGCTGGAAATGCCGCCGAAGGAACTGGAAGTGCTGTATTTCCTGGCGTCCCATCCGAACCAGGTGTTTACACGGGAACAGTTGCTGAGCCAGATCTGGGGTTTTGACTTTTTCGGAGACAGCCGGACGGTGGACGTGCACATCAAGCGGCTGCGGGAAAAGTTGACAGAAAGCGAGAAATACGGCTGGAGCCTGTACACCGTACGAGGGATCGGGTATAAGTTTTCTACCGACAGATAA
- a CDS encoding endonuclease MutS2 produces the protein MKERTLRVLEFTRIRELLAEGALTPAGAEKCRALEPADELTAVQALQAETEEATVILQYTGGHPMIAFPDVKPALVVCEKGGSLSAGMLLNVAELLRASRAAQDALVTERENTPILRAKAEGLFVARNIERDITDAIISEDEIADRASSELMNIRRHLRGAQDRIRDKLNQMIHSATLQKALQDPIITVRNNRYVLPVRAEFRSSVPGLVHDQSSSGATLFIEPMAAVEMGNELKQWELKEQQEIARILAALSAEVAPYAAAMAETQEQLAELDFIFAKGLLSRRFFCVSPKMNNEGHLKIIRGRHPLIDPEKVVPSTIWLGEEFTSLIITGPNTGGKTVTLKTVGLFTLMAQAGLQVPADPGTELAVFEQVFADIGDEQSIEQSLSTFSGHMTNIVEIMHEVTPRDLVLFDELGAGTDPTEGAALAQSILTRLLHIKVRTLATTHYSELKAFALTTQGVENASVEFDVETLRPTYRLSIGVPGKSNAFEISRRLGLPENLIDAARKLLSGNAIRFEDVIANAEYHRQVAEKERQLAEEANRETIKLRNEAEQLRREMEQKREQALRKAREDAKHIVDQARRESESVIAELKKMKKNAAQGDASVNDLRRRLDKESDALAEGLGQAAPDGGEAPKTVKAGDKVKILTLGVEGTVLAPPDEKGEVRLQTGMMKFTAELSQLRLIKEAPAKEKTTVKAKTGMMTRTVKSECDVRGMNLEEALDAVSLYLDEAVLAGLNEVYVIHGKGTGILRAGIQQDLRKNKHVKSFRRGMYGEGEDGVTVVTLK, from the coding sequence ATGAAAGAAAGAACACTGCGGGTGCTGGAGTTTACCAGGATCCGAGAGCTCCTGGCTGAGGGTGCACTGACGCCGGCAGGGGCGGAGAAGTGCCGGGCACTGGAACCGGCGGATGAACTGACTGCCGTGCAGGCACTGCAGGCGGAGACGGAAGAGGCAACCGTCATTCTTCAGTATACCGGCGGACATCCGATGATTGCGTTTCCGGATGTAAAACCGGCGCTGGTGGTTTGCGAGAAAGGCGGAAGCCTGAGTGCCGGGATGCTGCTGAATGTGGCTGAACTGTTGCGGGCGAGCCGCGCGGCCCAGGATGCGCTGGTAACGGAACGGGAAAATACTCCCATACTGCGGGCAAAGGCGGAGGGCCTTTTTGTTGCCCGGAATATTGAAAGGGATATAACGGACGCGATTATCTCCGAAGATGAAATAGCTGACCGGGCCAGCAGCGAGCTGATGAATATCCGTCGGCATCTGCGGGGAGCCCAGGACCGGATCCGGGATAAGCTGAATCAGATGATCCACTCCGCCACACTGCAAAAAGCGCTGCAGGATCCGATCATCACCGTGAGAAACAACCGGTATGTGCTGCCGGTGCGGGCGGAATTCCGCTCCAGCGTCCCCGGCCTGGTTCATGACCAGAGCTCTTCCGGCGCGACGCTGTTCATCGAGCCGATGGCCGCGGTGGAAATGGGCAATGAACTGAAACAGTGGGAACTGAAGGAACAGCAGGAGATTGCCCGGATCCTGGCGGCATTATCCGCTGAAGTGGCGCCCTATGCCGCGGCCATGGCGGAAACCCAGGAGCAGCTGGCGGAGCTGGATTTCATCTTTGCCAAGGGACTGCTGAGCCGCCGGTTTTTCTGCGTGAGCCCGAAGATGAACAATGAAGGACACCTGAAGATCATCCGCGGACGTCATCCGCTGATTGATCCGGAAAAGGTAGTGCCCTCTACAATATGGCTTGGAGAAGAGTTTACTTCCCTGATCATTACCGGCCCGAATACCGGCGGTAAGACAGTAACACTGAAGACCGTGGGTCTGTTTACCCTGATGGCCCAGGCGGGCCTCCAGGTGCCGGCGGATCCGGGAACAGAGCTAGCTGTATTTGAGCAGGTGTTTGCGGATATCGGAGACGAGCAGAGCATTGAACAGAGCCTGTCCACTTTCTCCGGACATATGACCAACATCGTGGAGATTATGCACGAGGTGACGCCCCGGGACCTGGTGCTGTTTGACGAACTGGGCGCCGGAACGGATCCCACGGAAGGTGCTGCCCTGGCCCAGAGCATCCTGACACGGCTGCTGCATATCAAAGTGCGGACCCTGGCAACGACCCACTACAGCGAGCTGAAGGCTTTTGCTCTGACTACACAGGGCGTTGAAAATGCCTCGGTGGAGTTTGACGTGGAGACGCTGCGGCCGACGTACCGCCTGTCCATCGGCGTTCCCGGAAAGAGCAACGCCTTTGAAATCAGCCGGCGGCTGGGACTGCCGGAAAACCTGATTGACGCAGCCCGGAAACTGCTGAGCGGAAACGCGATCCGGTTTGAAGACGTGATTGCCAACGCAGAGTATCACCGGCAGGTGGCGGAAAAGGAACGCCAGCTGGCTGAGGAAGCGAACCGTGAAACCATCAAGCTGCGCAATGAAGCGGAACAGCTGCGCCGGGAGATGGAACAGAAGCGGGAACAGGCGCTGCGCAAAGCCCGGGAGGACGCGAAGCATATTGTGGATCAGGCAAGACGGGAAAGTGAGAGCGTCATTGCCGAACTGAAGAAAATGAAGAAGAACGCTGCGCAGGGAGACGCCTCTGTGAACGACCTGCGCAGGCGGCTGGACAAGGAAAGCGACGCGCTGGCGGAGGGCCTCGGACAGGCTGCACCCGACGGCGGCGAAGCGCCGAAGACCGTCAAGGCCGGGGATAAAGTGAAGATTCTGACCCTGGGCGTAGAGGGAACCGTGCTGGCGCCTCCGGATGAAAAAGGCGAGGTACGGCTGCAGACCGGCATGATGAAGTTTACGGCGGAGCTTTCGCAGCTTCGGCTGATTAAGGAAGCTCCGGCGAAGGAGAAGACAACCGTAAAGGCGAAGACAGGCATGATGACCCGGACGGTGAAGAGCGAATGCGACGTACGGGGAATGAACCTGGAGGAAGCGTTGGACGCGGTGAGCCTGTACCTGGATGAAGCGGTGCTGGCCGGACTGAATGAGGTTTATGTCATTCACGGAAAGGGAACAGGGATCCTGCGGGCCGGGATCCAGCAGGACCTGAGGAAGAACAAGCATGTGAAGAGTTTCCGTCGGGGCATGTATGGTGAAGGAGAAGACGGCGTAACGGTAGTCACGCTGAAGTGA